The following proteins come from a genomic window of Miscanthus floridulus cultivar M001 chromosome 2, ASM1932011v1, whole genome shotgun sequence:
- the LOC136537130 gene encoding uncharacterized protein, producing MTSGQTFPTQGASPLSSTQPSKRCLFRKVLIDGGSALNLLFVGALKELGLRLADLTPSNSSFWGVVPGRASELLREITLPVQFGTTSNYRVKHIYFYVADFNTAYHAILGQLALAKFMAIPHYTYLVLKMPSPVGVLALWANLSIAYACETESLALAEATDLFIQMASMVANAKTLPTDMEIPELEPPRASAKSKEVKAVGLGLNDSSKTMKIGAHLDPK from the coding sequence atgaccagtgggcagacattccCTACACAGGGCGCTTCTCCCTTGTCCTCTACGCAACCGTCCAAAAGGTGTTTgttcagaaaagtgctcatcgatggtgggagcgctctgaacctcctcttcgtaggagccctaaaggagctgggcctcagATTAGCAGATCTAACGCCCTCTAATTCCtctttttggggtgtggtacctggtagggcctccGAACTGCTTAGAGAGATCAcactaccagtacagtttggcacgacGAGCAACTACCGCGTCAAGCACATTTACTTCTACGTCGCTGATTTCAACACCgcttaccacgccatacttggtcagctagctttggccaagttcatggctataccacaCTATACGTacttggtgctgaagatgccttcgcctgtaggagttctggccctatgggctaacctctccattgcctacgcctgcgagacagagagtctcgctctcgccgaagctaccgacctcttcatccagatggccagcatgGTCGCCAATGCCAAAACGCTACCTACCGACATGGAGATACCAGAGCTAGAACCTCCCCGTgcttccgccaagtccaaggaagtgaaGGCGGTCGGCCTCGGGCTCAACGActcctccaagaccatgaagattggggctcaccttgaccccaaatag
- the LOC136537131 gene encoding uncharacterized protein, which yields MVSNNAAEYEACLHGLRIAVELSVKRLMVYGDSVLVINQLNKDWSCANDKMNAYCTEIRKFEGKFYGIKYHHMVCDQNQIIDYLSKLGSSRAMVPPGVFVQDLVAPSIKEEKEIQEVPPTEQLVLMVPLLAADWREQFIKYLSSIEVPADKIETERLIRRSKHYVLVNGNLMRKSAKEGILQKCITQEDGVKLLLEIHSGSYGNHAALRTLVSKAF from the coding sequence ATGGTctccaacaatgccgccgaatatgaagcatgtctccacggactccgtatagctgttgagctcagcgtcaaacgccttatggtatatggggactccgtgctggtcatcaaccagcttaacaaagattggtcttgtgCCAATGATAAGATGAACGCTTATTGCACCGAAATCAGGAagtttgaagggaagttctacggtatcaagtaccaccacatggtatgtGACCAAAATCAGATCATCGATTACTTGTCCAAGTTGGGCTCCTCTCGTGCCATGGTTCCGCCTGGGGTCTTCGTCCAAGATCTtgtggcgccatccattaaagaagaaaaagaaattcaggaAGTCCCACCCACCGAGCAGCTGGTGCTTATGGTACCTTTGttggccgccgattggagggaacaattcatcaagtacctctctagCATCGAAGTACCAGCCGATAAAATTGAAACCGAACGCCTAATTCGTCGGAGCAAACATTACGTGCTGGtaaatggcaacttgatgaggaaaagtgccaaggaagggattttgcaaaaatgcatcacccaagaagatggagtgaagttactcctcgaaattcactctggttcctacggcaaccatgcggcTTTGAGAACACTAGTTAGCAAAGCCTTCTGA